From Trichocoleus sp. FACHB-46, one genomic window encodes:
- a CDS encoding GerMN domain-containing protein, translating to MFNLRNSLFSCLAIATLAGVSLYDNRPTEAKPVGNVAQASTVAATTSTKPVKVFFPTSRSQQDFSYVAPVVRRTQTQGVAQFAIEQLVAGPTSQERQQGFRAPLNLQGSSNCGRDFKLVVSTGVAKLQFCKQVVSNGIGDDARIKSSITTTLKQFPSINSVVLLDRNGNCLNDQSGNNRCLQQG from the coding sequence ATGTTCAATTTACGTAACTCTCTCTTCTCTTGTTTAGCGATCGCTACCCTCGCTGGAGTTAGCCTCTACGACAACCGCCCGACAGAAGCCAAACCTGTTGGCAACGTAGCCCAAGCCTCGACTGTTGCTGCTACAACCAGCACCAAGCCAGTCAAAGTGTTTTTCCCCACCAGCCGCAGCCAACAAGATTTCTCTTACGTGGCTCCTGTAGTACGACGCACCCAAACTCAAGGGGTGGCCCAATTTGCCATTGAGCAATTAGTCGCAGGCCCAACCAGCCAAGAAAGACAACAAGGTTTTAGAGCCCCGCTCAATTTGCAAGGTAGCTCTAACTGTGGTCGAGACTTTAAGCTAGTTGTTTCTACAGGTGTTGCCAAGTTGCAATTCTGTAAGCAAGTGGTGTCCAACGGCATTGGCGATGATGCTCGAATTAAAAGCTCAATCACCACCACATTGAAGCAATTTCCTAGTATCAATTCAGTAGTACTTCTCGATCGCAACGGCAACTGCTTGAACGACCAAAGTGGTAACAACCGCTGTTTGCAGCAGGGTTAA
- a CDS encoding lecithin retinol acyltransferase family protein, with translation MKKGDHIYVDRGSCKQHGIYVGEDLVVYWTDQDSKSGQLCRVSLAEFTQGANSKVRKYACRCIDREKTIKKAETRLKEKSLNINLLIARTSLFIVGLV, from the coding sequence GTGAAAAAGGGCGATCATATCTATGTTGATCGTGGTTCCTGCAAGCAGCATGGAATATACGTTGGTGAAGATTTAGTTGTTTACTGGACAGATCAGGATTCAAAAAGTGGTCAACTTTGTCGAGTGAGTCTCGCAGAATTTACTCAAGGTGCAAATTCCAAAGTCAGGAAATATGCTTGCAGATGTATTGATCGAGAAAAAACAATTAAAAAAGCGGAAACAAGACTCAAAGAAAAAAGCTTAAATATAAATTTATTAATAGCAAGGACTTCGCTATTTATTGTAGGACTGGTCTAA
- a CDS encoding lecithin retinol acyltransferase family protein, which translates to MGDHIYADYGHCFHHGIYCGDDEVIHYVNAKRIGKTLLSKFAKTQKIHIKRHRKSFSQTRVVKRAKRRLGERNYNLIFNNCEHFANWCKTGKSKCEQPPKIILKGVKVFAHEGEKITKEIGGTQENIKREASRIKRKIARDASKISRRFRLW; encoded by the coding sequence ATGGGTGATCATATCTATGCTGATTATGGTCACTGCTTTCATCATGGAATCTATTGTGGTGATGATGAAGTTATTCACTACGTAAATGCCAAAAGAATTGGTAAAACTTTATTGTCTAAATTTGCCAAGACACAAAAAATTCATATAAAACGCCATCGCAAATCATTTTCACAAACCAGAGTTGTAAAGAGAGCTAAACGACGCTTAGGCGAACGAAACTACAATCTAATTTTCAATAACTGTGAGCATTTCGCAAATTGGTGCAAGACAGGAAAGTCGAAGTGTGAACAACCCCCAAAAATCATCCTTAAAGGCGTTAAAGTCTTTGCCCATGAGGGTGAGAAGATTACTAAGGAGATTGGAGGAACGCAAGAAAATATAAAAAGAGAAGCTTCTCGAATAAAGAGGAAGATAGCAAGAGATGCCTCCAAAATTTCCCGAAGGTTTAGACTCTGGTAG
- a CDS encoding ATP-binding protein, translated as MAKQKLSKRVSTALINALGAGVVPRIGLEQIAVGREVEAKALVQDLENTAEGGAAFRFVVGRYGSGKSFILQLIRNQAMEQGFVVADADLSPERRLAGASGQSIATYRELMQNIATKTNPDGGAIALILERWISGVLTQVAQESGKRPKDEGFDDLVEVKIREVVQTLEGLVHGFDFASVIIAYWRGYRTDDDQLKDSALRWLRGEFSTKSDAKAALGVKVIIDDETWYDYIKLFAKFVSSIGYKGLLVLLDEAVHLYKITHAGSRQNNYDKLLAMFNDTVQGRVGHLDIIIGGTPQFLEDSRRGLYSDPAWQRRTAQSRFAQPGLQDTSGPVIRLEPLTQPEILQLLQRLAEVHAAHYAYQASLNNRDLQAFLKEITNRLGAEALLTPGEIVHDFISALNLLHQNPKLSLTQLLGGTNFQPTRSGKDTKVDETGEFAEFTL; from the coding sequence ATGGCAAAGCAGAAACTTTCTAAGCGCGTATCCACAGCCTTGATCAATGCCTTGGGTGCGGGAGTCGTGCCCAGAATTGGTCTAGAGCAAATTGCCGTGGGTCGGGAAGTGGAAGCCAAAGCTCTAGTGCAAGATCTGGAAAATACGGCTGAAGGTGGTGCAGCCTTCCGGTTTGTCGTCGGTCGCTACGGCTCTGGTAAAAGCTTTATCCTGCAACTGATCCGCAATCAAGCGATGGAGCAAGGTTTTGTGGTCGCTGATGCTGATTTGTCTCCCGAACGCCGCTTAGCAGGAGCCAGTGGACAAAGTATCGCTACTTATCGCGAGTTGATGCAAAACATTGCCACAAAAACGAATCCAGACGGTGGTGCGATCGCCCTAATTCTAGAACGCTGGATTAGCGGTGTCTTAACTCAAGTCGCGCAAGAAAGCGGCAAACGTCCCAAAGATGAAGGCTTTGATGACTTGGTAGAAGTCAAAATCCGGGAAGTAGTGCAAACCTTGGAAGGGCTGGTTCACGGCTTCGACTTCGCCAGTGTAATCATCGCTTACTGGCGGGGCTACCGCACCGATGACGACCAGCTTAAAGATTCGGCTCTGCGTTGGCTGCGAGGAGAATTCTCGACCAAATCCGACGCGAAAGCAGCCTTGGGCGTGAAGGTGATCATTGATGATGAAACTTGGTACGACTACATCAAACTCTTTGCCAAGTTTGTCTCAAGCATCGGCTACAAAGGTTTGCTGGTGCTGCTAGATGAGGCAGTGCATCTCTACAAAATCACCCATGCAGGTTCCCGCCAGAACAATTACGACAAGTTGTTGGCAATGTTTAATGACACCGTGCAAGGTCGAGTCGGACATCTCGACATCATCATCGGTGGCACCCCACAATTTCTCGAAGATTCGCGCCGAGGGCTCTACAGCGACCCCGCCTGGCAACGCCGCACCGCTCAAAGTCGCTTTGCTCAGCCAGGTCTGCAAGATACCTCTGGCCCCGTGATTCGGCTAGAGCCCCTTACCCAACCAGAAATCCTTCAACTGCTACAACGCTTGGCAGAAGTCCATGCCGCTCATTACGCTTACCAAGCCTCCCTCAATAATCGCGACCTGCAAGCCTTCCTCAAAGAAATCACCAATCGTCTCGGTGCGGAAGCCCTACTCACCCCTGGCGAAATTGTCCACGACTTCATCAGTGCCCTCAACCTACTCCACCAAAACCCCAAACTCTCCCTCACCCAATTGCTCGGCGGCACCAATTTTCAACCCACCCGTTCAGGCAAAGACACCAAAGTAGACGAAACCGGAGAATTCGCAGAATTTACCTTGTAA